In Calditrichota bacterium, one DNA window encodes the following:
- the kdsB gene encoding 3-deoxy-manno-octulosonate cytidylyltransferase produces MRVVAVIPARYAATRFPGKVLAPILGKPMLQWVFEQTQKAAFLDDVWIATDHPDVKRVAESFGARVILTSVSARSGTDRVAEAVEKESVDLVVNVQGDEPMIDPGAIDAAVEPFFTDSRLQVSTLVRPAQSLEEMQDINTARVIFDQNHFAIYFTRGIIPYNRDETDRSRWLEQFKYFQHVGLYVYRKEFLLEFAGWEESELEKIEKLEQLRILEHGYKIKVVETDYVPICVDVPEDIPRVERVLNTIL; encoded by the coding sequence ATGAGGGTGGTGGCCGTTATTCCGGCCCGGTACGCGGCAACTCGGTTTCCCGGAAAAGTGCTGGCGCCGATTTTGGGAAAGCCCATGCTTCAGTGGGTTTTTGAACAGACACAAAAGGCTGCTTTTTTGGATGATGTTTGGATCGCAACCGATCATCCGGACGTAAAGCGAGTTGCGGAATCCTTTGGCGCGCGTGTAATCCTGACCTCTGTTTCGGCCCGAAGCGGTACCGATCGCGTGGCTGAAGCGGTGGAAAAAGAATCTGTGGATCTGGTGGTCAATGTTCAGGGGGACGAACCCATGATTGACCCAGGGGCTATTGATGCGGCGGTCGAGCCGTTTTTTACGGACAGCCGGCTACAGGTTTCAACACTGGTGCGTCCGGCGCAAAGCCTGGAAGAAATGCAGGACATCAACACGGCGCGGGTCATTTTTGATCAAAATCATTTTGCGATCTACTTTACGCGCGGAATTATTCCCTACAATCGGGATGAAACGGATCGATCGCGCTGGCTGGAGCAGTTTAAATATTTTCAACATGTGGGTCTTTATGTATACCGGAAGGAATTTTTGCTCGAATTTGCCGGCTGGGAAGAATCAGAATTGGAGAAAATTGAAAAACTGGAACAGCTTCGGATTTTGGAACACGGGTACAAAATAAAGGTTGTTGAAACCGATTACGTCCCCATTTGTGTGGATGTGCCGGAAGATATTCCACGAGTGGAACGTGTTTTAAACACAATTCTTTGA
- the gatC gene encoding Asp-tRNA(Asn)/Glu-tRNA(Gln) amidotransferase subunit GatC translates to MAITVEDVEKIAKLAKLSFTDKEKQKFTEQLSQIISYVEKLNELDVEGVPATYHVLEVKNVFRKDEVKPSMPQEEVLENAPSKKNGYFSVPKVIAQE, encoded by the coding sequence ATGGCAATTACAGTGGAAGATGTGGAAAAAATCGCAAAACTGGCGAAATTATCGTTTACTGATAAAGAAAAACAAAAATTTACGGAACAATTAAGTCAAATTATTTCATACGTTGAAAAGCTGAATGAGCTGGATGTGGAAGGTGTCCCGGCCACCTACCATGTTCTGGAAGTTAAAAATGTTTTCAGAAAGGATGAGGTAAAACCCTCCATGCCTCAGGAAGAGGTTCTGGAGAATGCACCCTCCAAAAAGAACGGCTATTTTAGCGTACCAAAAGTAATTGCACAGGAATAG